A region of Streptomyces sp. TG1A-60 DNA encodes the following proteins:
- a CDS encoding CGNR zinc finger domain-containing protein, whose translation MELAHYSDYAVRLVNSEEPLRGKDTLTSVDAVRDLFGPSRQAARRATDADVTRFRSVRTRLRSVFEAADGGDETLAVDLLNSLLLEFPVNPQISGHDSRDDDGRPLWHMHLADHPSNATAGYAAIAAMGLAFHLTEYGVDRLGLCEAAPCRNAYVDTSTNRSRRYCSDRCATRANVAAYRARKRLEADRSQSTGRAAESAQRASANGER comes from the coding sequence GTGGAACTGGCCCATTACTCGGACTACGCGGTACGCCTCGTGAACAGCGAGGAGCCGCTCCGGGGCAAGGACACGCTCACCTCCGTCGATGCCGTACGCGACCTCTTCGGGCCCAGCCGGCAGGCGGCCCGGCGGGCGACGGACGCCGACGTCACCCGCTTCCGCTCGGTACGGACCCGGCTGCGCTCGGTTTTCGAGGCGGCGGACGGGGGCGACGAGACCCTCGCCGTGGACCTGCTGAACTCGCTCCTGCTGGAGTTCCCGGTGAACCCGCAGATCTCCGGGCACGACTCCCGGGACGACGACGGCCGCCCTCTGTGGCACATGCACCTGGCGGACCACCCCTCCAACGCGACGGCGGGCTACGCCGCCATCGCCGCGATGGGTCTCGCCTTCCACCTGACCGAGTACGGCGTGGACCGGCTCGGCCTGTGCGAGGCGGCACCGTGCCGCAACGCCTACGTCGACACCTCCACCAACCGCTCCCGGCGCTACTGCTCGGACCGCTGCGCGACCCGCGCCAACGTGGCGGCCTACCGCGCCCGCAAACGCCTGGAGGCGGACCGGTCGCAGAGCACGGGCCGGGCGGCGGAGAGCGCCCAGCGGGCGAGCGCGAACGGCGAGCGCTGA
- a CDS encoding amino acid ABC transporter ATP-binding protein: MTAMVKAEGIHKSFGPVEVLRGIDLEVQTGEVFCLIGPSGSGKSTFLRCINHLEKINAGRLYVDGELVGYRQKGDKLYELKDSEVALKRRDIGMVFQRFNLFPHMTATENVMEAPVQVKGVSKALARERARELLERVGLGDKAGNYPSQLSGGQQQRVAIARALAMEPKLMLFDEPTSALDPELVGDVLDVMRDLAESGMTMVVVTHEMGFAREVGDSLVFMDGGVVVESGNPREVLTNPQEERTQSFLSKVL, translated from the coding sequence ATGACCGCCATGGTGAAGGCCGAGGGCATCCACAAGTCGTTCGGCCCCGTCGAGGTCCTCAGGGGCATCGATCTGGAGGTGCAGACGGGCGAGGTGTTCTGCCTCATCGGCCCGTCCGGGTCCGGCAAGTCGACCTTCCTCAGGTGCATCAACCACCTGGAGAAGATCAACGCCGGCCGGCTGTACGTCGACGGCGAGCTGGTCGGCTACCGCCAGAAGGGCGACAAGCTGTACGAGCTCAAGGACAGCGAGGTGGCGCTCAAGCGGCGTGACATCGGCATGGTGTTCCAGCGCTTCAACCTGTTCCCGCACATGACGGCCACCGAGAACGTCATGGAGGCGCCGGTCCAGGTCAAGGGCGTCAGCAAGGCCCTGGCCCGCGAGCGCGCCCGTGAGCTGCTGGAGCGCGTCGGTCTCGGCGACAAGGCGGGCAACTACCCGTCCCAGCTCTCCGGCGGCCAGCAGCAGCGTGTGGCCATCGCCCGGGCGCTGGCCATGGAGCCGAAGCTGATGCTCTTCGACGAGCCGACCTCGGCGCTCGACCCGGAGCTGGTCGGCGACGTCCTCGACGTCATGCGCGACCTGGCCGAGTCCGGAATGACGATGGTCGTCGTCACCCACGAGATGGGCTTCGCCCGAGAGGTCGGCGACAGCCTGGTCTTCATGGACGGCGGTGTGGTCGTCGAGTCCGGCAACCCGCGTGAGGTGCTGACGAACCCGCAGGAGGAGCGGACGCAGTCGTTCCTCTCCAAGGTTCTCTGA
- a CDS encoding sugar ABC transporter substrate-binding protein, with amino-acid sequence MSPNNSSTSRRFRRSARTGLALTLPLVALAACGGGGGGDTSAEAGSGEGTISVWAHQGQKSEADALQSAVKSFNSSQDKVKVELKLIPDTDYTKTITATDAAKLPDVMEFDGPTMANFVYNKKLAPIDDYVSAKTLDNVTDANKAQGEIDGKHYGLGMFDSGLGMYGSKKLLDAAGVTYPKGVDDAWTADEFDAALKALKAEDPDGKVIDLQEGTGYANEWGTYGFAPIVWSAGGALIKDGKAEGALDTPAVVSAMKTFQSWKTHTDANTDGNAFAKGRVALSWVGHWMYPAYSEALGDDLVVLPLPDFGDGPKTGQGSWAWGVGANSKNAKAAGAFLDFLLDDASVGAMTKANGAPPATKSALAASPLYKQGGPLQLFTDQLAKPCGDSDISKSCVAVTRPVTAGYPVVTAKFSEAVNSIYGGADPEDALSEAARAIDRDFSDNAGYEIP; translated from the coding sequence ATGAGCCCGAACAACAGCTCGACCAGCAGAAGGTTCCGCCGCTCGGCCCGTACGGGACTGGCTTTGACCCTCCCCCTGGTGGCACTGGCCGCCTGCGGCGGAGGCGGAGGCGGTGACACGTCCGCCGAGGCAGGCAGCGGCGAGGGAACGATCAGCGTCTGGGCCCACCAGGGCCAGAAGAGCGAGGCGGACGCGCTGCAGAGCGCGGTGAAGTCGTTCAACTCCTCGCAGGACAAGGTCAAGGTCGAGCTGAAGCTGATACCCGACACCGACTACACCAAGACGATCACCGCCACGGACGCCGCCAAGCTGCCGGACGTCATGGAGTTCGACGGGCCGACCATGGCGAACTTCGTCTACAACAAGAAGCTCGCCCCGATCGACGACTACGTCTCCGCCAAGACCCTCGACAACGTCACCGACGCCAACAAGGCGCAGGGCGAGATCGACGGCAAGCACTACGGCCTGGGCATGTTCGACTCCGGGCTCGGCATGTACGGCAGCAAGAAGCTGCTGGACGCGGCGGGGGTGACCTACCCGAAGGGCGTGGACGACGCCTGGACGGCGGACGAGTTCGACGCCGCGCTGAAGGCGCTGAAGGCGGAGGACCCGGACGGCAAGGTCATCGACCTGCAGGAAGGCACCGGGTACGCCAACGAGTGGGGCACCTACGGCTTCGCCCCGATCGTCTGGTCCGCAGGCGGTGCCCTGATCAAGGACGGCAAGGCGGAAGGCGCTCTCGACACGCCTGCCGTGGTGTCGGCGATGAAGACCTTCCAGTCCTGGAAGACCCACACCGACGCCAACACCGACGGCAACGCCTTCGCCAAGGGCCGGGTCGCCCTGAGCTGGGTCGGGCACTGGATGTACCCCGCCTACAGCGAGGCGCTCGGGGACGACCTGGTCGTGCTGCCGCTGCCCGACTTCGGTGACGGCCCGAAGACCGGCCAGGGTTCGTGGGCCTGGGGTGTCGGCGCGAACAGCAAGAACGCCAAGGCCGCAGGTGCCTTCCTGGACTTCCTCCTCGACGACGCCAGCGTGGGCGCGATGACGAAGGCCAACGGCGCCCCGCCCGCCACCAAGTCCGCGCTCGCCGCGAGCCCCCTCTACAAGCAGGGCGGTCCGCTCCAGCTCTTCACCGACCAGCTCGCCAAGCCCTGCGGGGACAGCGACATCAGCAAGTCCTGTGTCGCCGTCACCCGTCCGGTGACCGCCGGGTACCCCGTGGTGACAGCGAAGTTCAGCGAGGCCGTGAACTCGATCTACGGCGGCGCCGACCCGGAGGACGCCCTGTCCGAGGCCGCCCGCGCCATCGACCGGGACTTCTCGGACAACGCCGGTTACGAGATCCCGTAG
- a CDS encoding mucin-1 yields the protein MRYAPPGLCVNDFALLRDDDGSYAVLHLQGPWTTEFDHLRMETSYGRATSTDLVRWRPDGTAFGNGLPGRFDQQAVWTMHPFRHGTGMAMFYTGVSGLTPQGWPLQSVGLAYSDRTDGTGWRRHGTGPVVEADPRWYRIADRMGWRDPFVVRDDESDGWAMVICASDAALPVEVSGCVALATSPDLEHWTVHPPLISPGDVDELECPVLERLDDGSWLLLGSIGATRGFEAWTAPRLRGPWTRRDRLGPTGAYAPRVIPAPDGSRVVLHTTPRRIGLTDTGAHCRGMLAQPKSLVIPEDSAPHLAWWPGLDAWLGEPVNTPTLHGVGDIPVSQGPVEVTLRTAAPGSDHPALTVGCDAKNLWITGPDGSRIGETVLAEPPAVLRVLTVGEYVEIYADGVFALTTLCYSGHPAPWTAVTDDHPRAIPVRPLRLPDPDRDDASAVWPGPTPN from the coding sequence ATGCGATACGCCCCGCCCGGCCTCTGCGTGAACGACTTCGCCCTGCTCCGCGACGACGACGGCAGCTACGCGGTGCTCCACCTCCAGGGCCCCTGGACCACGGAGTTCGACCATCTGCGGATGGAGACCTCCTACGGCAGGGCCACCTCCACCGACCTGGTCCGCTGGCGGCCCGACGGCACCGCCTTCGGCAACGGCCTGCCCGGCCGCTTCGACCAGCAGGCGGTCTGGACGATGCACCCGTTCCGCCACGGCACCGGAATGGCGATGTTCTACACGGGCGTGAGCGGTCTGACACCACAGGGCTGGCCGCTCCAGTCCGTCGGCCTCGCGTACTCGGACCGCACCGACGGCACGGGTTGGCGGCGCCATGGCACGGGCCCGGTGGTCGAGGCGGACCCCCGCTGGTACCGCATCGCCGACCGCATGGGCTGGCGGGACCCGTTCGTCGTCCGGGACGACGAGTCGGACGGCTGGGCGATGGTGATCTGCGCGAGCGACGCCGCGCTCCCCGTGGAGGTCAGTGGCTGCGTGGCCCTGGCGACCTCCCCCGACCTCGAACACTGGACGGTCCACCCACCGCTGATCTCCCCCGGCGACGTGGACGAACTCGAATGCCCGGTTCTGGAACGACTCGACGACGGCAGCTGGCTCCTCCTCGGCTCGATCGGCGCGACCCGAGGCTTCGAGGCGTGGACGGCCCCGCGCCTGCGCGGCCCCTGGACCCGCCGAGACCGGCTCGGCCCCACCGGCGCCTACGCCCCCCGTGTGATCCCCGCCCCCGACGGCTCCCGAGTCGTCCTCCACACCACCCCCCGCCGAATCGGCCTCACGGACACCGGCGCTCACTGCCGAGGCATGCTCGCCCAGCCCAAGTCCCTGGTCATACCGGAGGATTCAGCTCCTCACCTGGCATGGTGGCCGGGTCTGGACGCCTGGCTCGGTGAGCCGGTGAACACCCCGACCCTCCACGGGGTCGGCGACATCCCCGTCTCCCAAGGCCCCGTCGAGGTGACCCTCCGTACTGCCGCGCCGGGCTCCGACCACCCGGCCCTCACCGTGGGCTGCGACGCCAAGAACCTCTGGATCACCGGCCCGGACGGCTCGCGCATCGGGGAAACCGTCCTCGCCGAGCCCCCTGCCGTCCTGCGCGTCCTCACCGTCGGCGAGTACGTCGAGATCTACGCCGACGGAGTCTTCGCCCTGACCACCCTGTGCTACTCGGGCCACCCCGCGCCCTGGACGGCGGTCACCGATGACCACCCCCGCGCGATCCCCGTCCGCCCCCTTCGCCTCCCGGACCCCGACCGTGACGACGCGTCGGCGGTATGGCCGGGCCCGACGCCGAACTGA
- the sodX gene encoding nickel-type superoxide dismutase maturation protease, which yields MSEPSQETERGRALLPFGVAEVTGPSMVPTLRHGDQLLVHYGARLRGGDVIVLRHPFQQDLLVVKRAAERRDGGWWVLGDNAYAGGDSTDYGAVPDELVLGKVRFRYRPRPRGQRSPFALARWALSAARPVLCDRSASRRLRAR from the coding sequence ATGTCGGAGCCGTCGCAGGAGACCGAGCGGGGGAGGGCCCTGCTGCCCTTCGGGGTGGCCGAGGTCACGGGGCCCTCGATGGTCCCGACGCTGCGCCACGGGGACCAGCTGCTCGTCCACTACGGGGCGCGCCTCAGGGGCGGCGATGTGATCGTGCTCCGGCATCCCTTCCAGCAGGACCTGCTCGTCGTCAAGCGGGCCGCCGAGCGGCGCGACGGCGGCTGGTGGGTGCTCGGGGACAACGCCTACGCGGGTGGGGACAGCACCGACTACGGGGCCGTGCCCGACGAACTCGTGCTCGGCAAGGTGCGGTTCCGGTACCGGCCCAGGCCCAGGGGTCAGCGCTCGCCGTTCGCGCTCGCCCGCTGGGCGCTCTCCGCCGCCCGGCCCGTGCTCTGCGACCGGTCCGCCTCCAGGCGTTTGCGGGCGCGGTAG
- a CDS encoding LacI family DNA-binding transcriptional regulator produces the protein MTVSITDVARAAGVSASTVSRALRGRPGVSDEVRTQIAAVATRLGYTASRSASSLASGRTYTIGVVAPYIGRWFFGTVLDAAEQVFSAAGYDVLLYNLGSPEARKRFFTKLPVRKRVDAVLSLLIPDEEESAALRSLGVPLASTVGGARPGFTVVGIDDRAGAESAVRHLVNLGHRRIGMISGASGPLHWTTPVDRRAAYLHVLAEAGIEHDPALVADGDYTVEGGERAMTGLLAASRPPTAVFAQSDEMAMGALRALRRHRLKVPDDVSVVGFDNHELADVVGLTTVAQPVAGQGTEAARLLLRQLAEPDAEQAGHVQMPIRLVLRETTAPPRPRGPQ, from the coding sequence GTGACGGTCAGCATCACCGATGTCGCCCGCGCCGCAGGCGTCTCGGCGTCCACCGTGTCCCGCGCGCTGCGCGGCCGGCCGGGCGTCTCGGACGAGGTGCGAACCCAGATCGCGGCCGTCGCCACGCGGCTCGGCTACACCGCGTCCCGCTCGGCGTCCAGCCTGGCCAGCGGTCGCACGTACACGATCGGGGTCGTCGCCCCGTACATCGGCCGCTGGTTCTTCGGCACCGTGCTGGACGCCGCCGAGCAGGTGTTCAGCGCCGCCGGGTACGACGTACTGCTGTACAACCTGGGCTCGCCCGAGGCGCGCAAGCGCTTCTTCACCAAGCTGCCGGTGCGCAAGCGGGTCGACGCGGTGCTGTCGCTGCTCATCCCGGACGAGGAGGAGTCCGCGGCGCTGCGCTCGCTCGGGGTGCCGCTGGCCTCGACGGTCGGGGGCGCGCGGCCCGGCTTCACGGTGGTCGGTATCGACGACCGGGCGGGCGCGGAGAGTGCCGTACGGCATCTGGTCAACCTCGGCCACCGCCGGATCGGCATGATCTCCGGGGCCAGTGGTCCGCTGCACTGGACCACGCCCGTCGACCGTCGCGCCGCCTATCTGCACGTCCTCGCCGAGGCCGGCATCGAGCACGACCCGGCACTGGTGGCGGACGGCGACTACACCGTCGAGGGCGGCGAGCGGGCGATGACCGGGCTGCTGGCCGCGTCCCGGCCGCCGACCGCCGTGTTCGCCCAGTCCGACGAGATGGCGATGGGCGCGCTGCGGGCTCTGCGACGGCACCGGCTGAAGGTTCCGGACGACGTGTCCGTGGTCGGTTTCGACAACCACGAACTCGCCGACGTGGTCGGCCTGACGACGGTCGCCCAGCCGGTCGCGGGCCAGGGCACGGAGGCCGCCCGACTTCTGCTGCGGCAGCTGGCCGAGCCGGACGCCGAACAGGCCGGGCATGTGCAGATGCCCATCCGGCTCGTCCTGCGTGAGACGACAGCGCCGCCGCGTCCGCGCGGCCCGCAGTGA
- a CDS encoding carbohydrate ABC transporter permease yields the protein MSTSTSTGLSHGPLRRFLDYAVLSVLAFVFTLPVLYLFLGSLKPSDEVLDGLSGFLPTHLSFDNYSAVLDSLNSDSTGYFWQFMGVSLLLAFVVVTGGLFINSMAAYGLSRLKWRGREAVFTLILLLMLVPFESVAVPLFYMFNDQRNTLFIQALPFVANAFSVYMFHTFFRSIPPSIEEAARLDGAGPWRTFFAIIVPMSRPVFASVAILTFLTQWSSFLWPVLMVSDPSVRPLPLEMSVFQGQQPPDWGQILAFGVLLVLPVLIVFAFFQRWFVQGVASSAVKG from the coding sequence ATGAGTACGAGCACGAGTACCGGCCTCTCCCACGGGCCCCTGCGCCGCTTCCTCGACTACGCCGTCCTCTCCGTCCTGGCGTTCGTCTTCACGCTGCCCGTCCTCTACCTCTTCCTCGGCAGCCTCAAGCCGTCCGACGAGGTCCTGGACGGCCTGTCCGGCTTCCTCCCCACCCACCTCTCCTTCGACAACTACTCCGCCGTCCTGGACAGCCTGAACTCCGACAGCACCGGTTACTTCTGGCAGTTCATGGGCGTCTCGCTGCTGCTGGCGTTCGTGGTGGTGACGGGCGGCCTCTTCATCAACTCGATGGCGGCGTACGGGCTTTCGCGGTTGAAGTGGCGGGGCAGGGAGGCCGTCTTCACGCTCATCCTGCTGCTGATGCTGGTCCCGTTCGAGTCGGTGGCCGTGCCGCTGTTCTACATGTTCAACGACCAGCGGAACACGCTCTTCATCCAGGCGCTCCCCTTCGTCGCCAACGCCTTCTCGGTCTACATGTTCCACACGTTCTTCCGCTCGATCCCCCCGAGCATCGAGGAGGCGGCCCGGCTGGACGGCGCCGGCCCCTGGCGCACCTTCTTCGCGATCATCGTCCCGATGAGCAGGCCGGTCTTCGCCTCCGTCGCGATCCTGACCTTTCTCACCCAGTGGAGCTCGTTCCTGTGGCCGGTGCTGATGGTCTCCGACCCCTCCGTGCGTCCGCTGCCGCTGGAGATGAGCGTCTTCCAGGGCCAGCAGCCCCCGGACTGGGGCCAGATCCTCGCCTTCGGCGTGCTCCTCGTCCTGCCGGTGCTGATCGTCTTCGCCTTCTTCCAGCGGTGGTTCGTCCAGGGGGTGGCCAGTTCGGCGGTGAAGGGCTGA
- a CDS encoding ABC transporter substrate-binding protein has product MTASTTCRTTGLRSRTAAVGAIAVAGALLLTGCGDQTKNDSGSDSASTSTAPLADKLPAEIRNKGEIRVGSDIAYAPVEFKDDAGKVVGIDPDIAAALGEQLGVEFKFENGTFDTLIGGLAAKRYDIAMSAMTDTKDRQEGVDSETGKKVGAGVDFVDYFTAGVSLYTNKGDDQSIKTWDDLCGKTIAVQRNTFSHDLAKDQAKKCKDDGEKALKIEDFATNPEAETRMRAKGADVVSADFPVAAYSVKSSGGGEYFEIVGDQVEAGPYGIAVAKGNAELRDALQAAVQAIIDNGEYEKIIKKWGVEDGAITEPKINGGS; this is encoded by the coding sequence ATGACCGCAAGCACCACCTGTCGTACGACCGGCCTGCGTTCCCGTACAGCCGCGGTCGGCGCGATCGCGGTCGCGGGCGCCCTGCTGCTCACCGGCTGCGGTGACCAGACCAAGAACGACAGCGGATCCGACAGCGCCTCCACCAGTACGGCGCCGCTGGCCGACAAGCTCCCCGCCGAGATCCGGAACAAGGGCGAGATCCGGGTCGGCTCGGACATCGCGTACGCGCCGGTCGAGTTCAAGGACGACGCCGGCAAGGTGGTCGGCATCGATCCCGACATCGCCGCGGCGCTGGGCGAGCAGCTCGGCGTCGAGTTCAAGTTCGAGAACGGCACGTTCGACACTCTCATCGGCGGTCTCGCCGCGAAGCGGTACGACATCGCCATGTCGGCCATGACCGACACCAAGGACCGCCAGGAGGGCGTCGACTCCGAGACCGGCAAGAAGGTCGGCGCCGGCGTGGACTTCGTCGACTACTTCACCGCGGGCGTCTCTCTTTACACCAACAAGGGCGACGACCAGTCCATCAAGACCTGGGACGACCTGTGCGGCAAGACGATAGCCGTGCAGCGCAACACCTTCTCGCACGACCTCGCCAAGGACCAGGCGAAGAAGTGCAAGGACGACGGCGAGAAGGCCCTCAAGATCGAGGACTTCGCCACCAACCCCGAGGCCGAGACCCGGATGCGGGCCAAGGGCGCGGACGTCGTCTCCGCCGACTTCCCGGTCGCCGCGTACTCGGTGAAGTCCTCGGGCGGCGGCGAGTACTTCGAGATCGTCGGCGACCAGGTCGAGGCCGGCCCGTACGGCATCGCCGTCGCCAAGGGCAACGCCGAGCTGCGGGACGCGCTGCAGGCCGCCGTCCAGGCGATCATCGACAACGGCGAGTACGAGAAGATCATCAAGAAGTGGGGCGTCGAGGACGGCGCGATCACCGAGCCCAAGATCAACGGCGGCTCCTGA
- a CDS encoding amino acid ABC transporter permease, translating into MTVDVNKTDGPADSTPPAGPEAIKAIPVRHPGRYVSAAIALGLLGSIIYAFAQGNINWGAVPEYFFNGRVIEGLLNTLLLTVVSMLIGIAGGVLLAVMRLSRNPVTSSIAWFYIWFFRGTPVLVQLFVWFNLGIVFTYINLGPVYKDYWSVFMTPLLTALLGLGLNEAAYMAEICRAGLLSVDEGQTEASHALGMSHGRTLRRIVIPQAMRVIVPPTGNEVINMLKTTSLVSAVGYLDLFKVAQDIGQRAGSVVEMFFLASAWYLILTSVFSVGQYYLERYYARGSSRTLPPTPVQRFKTAVLSTRRPKGVPA; encoded by the coding sequence GTGACTGTTGACGTCAACAAGACGGACGGTCCCGCCGACTCCACGCCCCCCGCCGGACCGGAGGCCATCAAGGCCATTCCGGTCCGGCACCCTGGGCGCTATGTCTCCGCGGCCATCGCGCTCGGCCTTCTCGGCTCGATCATCTACGCCTTCGCGCAGGGCAACATCAACTGGGGCGCGGTCCCCGAGTACTTCTTCAACGGCCGTGTCATCGAGGGCCTGCTCAACACCCTCCTGCTCACCGTGGTGTCCATGCTGATCGGCATCGCGGGCGGTGTCCTCCTCGCCGTGATGCGCCTGTCGAGGAACCCGGTGACCTCGTCGATCGCGTGGTTCTACATCTGGTTCTTCCGCGGCACACCGGTCCTGGTCCAGCTCTTCGTCTGGTTCAACCTGGGCATCGTCTTCACGTACATCAACCTCGGCCCGGTCTACAAGGACTACTGGTCGGTCTTCATGACGCCGCTGCTGACGGCGTTGCTCGGCCTCGGCCTCAACGAGGCCGCGTACATGGCGGAGATCTGCCGCGCCGGTCTGCTCTCGGTCGACGAAGGGCAGACGGAGGCGTCGCACGCGCTCGGCATGAGCCACGGCAGGACGCTGCGCCGGATCGTCATCCCGCAGGCGATGCGCGTGATCGTGCCGCCGACGGGCAACGAGGTCATCAACATGCTGAAGACGACCTCGCTCGTCTCGGCGGTGGGCTACCTGGACCTGTTCAAGGTGGCCCAGGACATCGGCCAGCGGGCCGGCTCGGTCGTGGAGATGTTCTTCCTCGCCTCCGCCTGGTACCTGATCCTGACCAGCGTCTTCAGTGTCGGCCAGTACTACCTGGAGCGGTACTACGCGCGTGGCTCGTCCCGCACGCTGCCCCCGACCCCGGTCCAGCGCTTCAAGACCGCCGTCCTGTCCACACGCCGTCCGAAGGGAGTCCCGGCATGA
- a CDS encoding sugar ABC transporter permease — MKTVEPAPAAASGREQAPPLAAPPRPTRNREWLHGLLMSAPSVVGLIAFVGIPFCYAVVLSFYNVRLGSPLEPTFFGVEQYRRLFTDPDLSGPFLRALLNNLTFAAVVVPLQSGLALGLAILLNRKLKAIGLFRSLFFMPVVFPMALVAVIWRLILARSDQGMLNSALDAVSFGNWGAFDWLGDGLTAMASIIVLSVWQGVGFQMVILLAGLQQIPGELYEAAELDRASRWQQFRHVTLPGIRGTLVFVALLTSVLSFRVFDQVYVLVKGGGLDEDAARTVMYQAVTTAFDQNNIGQASAITVVFFLIVVVLTLIQRRLVRPDHED, encoded by the coding sequence GTGAAAACCGTGGAACCCGCGCCCGCCGCGGCCTCTGGCCGGGAGCAGGCCCCGCCCCTCGCCGCACCGCCGCGTCCCACCCGCAACCGCGAGTGGCTGCACGGACTGCTGATGTCCGCCCCCTCCGTCGTCGGGCTGATCGCCTTCGTCGGCATCCCCTTCTGCTACGCCGTGGTGCTCTCCTTCTACAACGTGCGCCTCGGCTCCCCGCTGGAGCCGACCTTCTTCGGGGTCGAGCAGTACCGGCGGCTGTTCACCGACCCCGACCTCTCCGGCCCGTTCCTGCGGGCGCTGCTGAACAACCTGACCTTCGCCGCGGTCGTCGTACCGCTCCAGTCGGGTCTCGCCCTCGGTCTGGCGATCCTGCTCAACCGGAAGCTGAAGGCGATCGGCCTTTTCCGGTCGCTCTTCTTCATGCCGGTCGTCTTCCCGATGGCGCTGGTGGCCGTGATCTGGCGACTGATCCTCGCCCGCAGCGACCAGGGCATGCTCAACTCCGCGCTGGACGCGGTGAGTTTCGGCAACTGGGGCGCGTTCGACTGGCTCGGCGACGGGCTGACCGCGATGGCGTCCATCATCGTGCTCTCCGTCTGGCAGGGCGTCGGCTTCCAGATGGTCATCCTGCTCGCCGGGCTCCAGCAGATCCCGGGCGAGCTCTACGAGGCCGCCGAGCTCGACCGGGCCTCCCGCTGGCAGCAGTTCCGGCACGTCACGCTGCCCGGCATCCGGGGCACCCTCGTGTTCGTCGCGCTGCTCACGTCGGTGCTGTCGTTCCGGGTCTTCGACCAGGTGTACGTGCTGGTCAAGGGCGGCGGGCTGGACGAGGACGCCGCCCGCACGGTGATGTACCAGGCCGTCACCACCGCCTTCGACCAGAACAACATCGGCCAGGCCTCCGCGATCACCGTCGTGTTCTTCCTGATCGTCGTCGTCCTGACCCTGATCCAACGCCGTCTCGTCCGGCCCGACCACGAGGACTGA
- a CDS encoding VOC family protein, with amino-acid sequence MRGGGQAPAHHRRLLEPPAADPDISPADRETIAALLAKGVLRGVNFTTTDCDALYTRVDVSGADVLRAPIDQPCGVRDCAFRDPAGNMLRFTQRRN; translated from the coding sequence ATCAGGGGCGGCGGACAGGCCCCGGCGCACCACCGGCGCCTCCTGGAACCCCCCGCCGCCGACCCCGACATCTCACCCGCCGACCGCGAGACCATCGCCGCCCTCCTCGCCAAGGGCGTGCTCCGCGGCGTCAACTTCACCACCACCGACTGCGACGCCCTCTACACCCGCGTCGACGTCTCCGGCGCCGACGTCCTCCGGGCACCGATCGACCAGCCCTGCGGCGTCCGCGACTGCGCCTTCCGCGACCCGGCGGGCAACATGCTGCGCTTCACGCAGCGCCGCAACTGA
- the sodN gene encoding superoxide dismutase, Ni, translated as MLSRLFAPMVKVSAHCDLPCGVYDPAQARIEAESVKAVQEKMAANDDPHFQARATVIKEQRAELAKHHVSVLWSDYFKPPHFEKYPELHQLVNDTLKALSAAKGSTDPATGQKALDHIAQIDKIFWETKKA; from the coding sequence ATGCTTTCCCGCCTGTTTGCCCCCATGGTCAAGGTCAGCGCACACTGCGACCTGCCCTGCGGTGTGTACGACCCAGCCCAGGCCCGCATCGAGGCGGAGTCGGTGAAGGCCGTGCAGGAGAAGATGGCCGCCAACGACGACCCGCACTTCCAGGCTCGCGCGACCGTCATCAAGGAGCAGCGCGCCGAGCTCGCGAAGCACCATGTGTCGGTGCTGTGGAGCGACTACTTCAAGCCCCCGCACTTCGAGAAGTACCCGGAGCTGCACCAGCTGGTCAACGACACCCTCAAGGCCCTCTCGGCCGCCAAGGGCTCGACCGACCCGGCGACGGGCCAGAAGGCGCTCGACCACATCGCCCAGATCGACAAGATCTTCTGGGAGACCAAGAAGGCCTGA